A genomic segment from Spinacia oleracea cultivar Varoflay chromosome 3, BTI_SOV_V1, whole genome shotgun sequence encodes:
- the LOC110786097 gene encoding probable NADH dehydrogenase [ubiquinone] 1 alpha subcomplex subunit 12: MASIVRNTFKAIKEKGLGTFLRELREEGYLRCLPDGNLLQTKIHNIGGKVVGVDLYGNKYYENLNAQYGRHRWVEYASKNRYNASQVPPEWHGWLHHVTDHTGDEILMLKPSRYGIGHKENFTGEGDEKIYHSKGHALNPGQRDWTRYQSWQPGKN; this comes from the exons atgGCATCGATTGTGAGGAACACCTTCAAGGCGATCAAGGAGAAGGGTTTGGGCACCTTTCTTCGTGAGCTCAGGGAAGAAGGTTATCT GAGATGTCTACCAGATGGAAACCTTCT GCAAACCAAAATCCACAATATCGGGGGAAAGGTCGTGGGTGTCGATCTATATGGAAATAAGTATTACGAGAACCTGAATGCTCAATATG GAAGACACAGGTGGGTAGAATATGCAAGCAAGAACCGCTATAATGCTTCTCAAGTGCCACCAGAATGGCATGGTTGGCTTCACCACGTCACTGATCACACAGGGGACGAG ATTCTTATGTTGAAGCCGAGCAGATATGGAATTGGACACAAGGAGAACTTCACTGGAGAGGGTGATGAAAAAATTTACCACTCCAAAGGCCATGCACTCAATCCTGGGCAACGAGACTGGACCAGGTACCAGTCATGGCAACCTGGCAAGAACTAA
- the LOC110786096 gene encoding DNA polymerase epsilon subunit B, protein MGAITRQDVSKEFKIRRYSIQAAALQEVLSFVNRQEIDDPHEALELLLDLLDQEPLKSSNVDKETISRVISEMLDVDEVSPSHSHLRFIDAFVVPKFRFDPTRKIFYECTGALPIHGKAPAKAGLYRDRFELLAQKLARHPHFSKPAFETETSNFGCCEIVPIQNLNWQTGRRWIMGVISQLEDGHFYLEDLTASVEVDLSSAKVTTGFFTENTIVVAEGEKLPNGIFKVNTCGFPPIENREESLSFVSGLDFFGCGTFTSEETRKLADMERKAVNDMFVVLSDIWLDDEETMEKLKEVLEGYESVEVVPSLFIFMGDFCSSPCNLSFHSFGSLRSQFGKLGKMISEYPRLQEQSRFLFIPSPDDAGPSSVLPRCALPKYLTEELQKEIPNALFMSNPCRIKYYSQEIVIFRRDLLYRMRRSCLIPPSTAETSDPFDHLVATIVHQSHLCPLPLTIQPISWNHDHCLNLYPTPHTIILGDRSEQKSFKYGGVTCFNPGSFSNDHTFVAYRPCNHEVELSAI, encoded by the exons ATGGGGGCGATAACAAGGCAGGATGTGAGCAAGGAGTTCAAGATTCGGCGCTACAGTATTCAAGCTGCTGCTCTTCAAGAGGTACTATCTTTCGTCAATCGCCAAGAAATTGATGATCCTCACGAAGCTTTGGAACTTCTCCTCGACCTCCTTGACCAAGAGCCTT TGAAATCATCAAATGTGGATAAGGAGACTATTAGTCGAGTGATTTCTGAAATGCTTGATGTTGACGAAGTTTCTCCCTCGCATTCTCATTTGCGATTTATTGACGCTTTTGTTGTTCCCAAATTTCGATTCGATCCTACTCGGAAGATTTTTTATGA GTGCACGGGGGCACTTCCTATCCATGGTAAAGCGCCTGCTAAGGCAGGTTTATATAGAGATAGATTTGAGCTATTGGCACAGAAACTTGCTCGTCATCCACATTTCTCAAAACCTGCATTTGAAACTGAAACTTCAAATTTTGGATGCTGTGAG ATAGTTCCCATTCAGAACCTAAATTGGCAAACAGGGAGAAGGTGGATAATGGGTGTAATATCTCAGCTGGAAGATGGACATTTCTACCTAGAAGATCTCACAGCTTCCGTGGAAGTTGATTTATCGAGCGCA AAGGTAACCACCGGGTTCTTTACAGAGAATACAATAGTGGTAGCTGAAGGTGAGAAGCTTCCTAATGGTATATTTAAG GTCAATACATGTGGCTTCCCTCCCATAGAGAACAGAGAAGAGAGTCTCTCATTTGTATCGGGACTGGATTTTTTTGGTTGCGGAACATTCACGAGTGAGGAGACG AGAAAACTAGCAGATATGGAAAGGAAGGCAGTTAATGACATGTTTGTGGTACTTTCTGACATATGGTTAGATGACGAAGAG ACTATGGAAAAACTTAAAGAAGTTCTGGAGGGGTATGAGTCCGTGGAGGTGGTTCCTTCTTTGTTCATCTTCATGGGGGATTTCTGTTCTTCCCCCTGTAACCTATCATTTCATTCgtttggttcacttag ATCACAGTTTGGGAAACTTGGGAAAATGATTTCAGAATACCCTCGACTACAGGAGCAAAGTCGGTTTCTGTTTATTCCCAGCCCTGATGATGCAG GTCCTTCGTCTGTTCTTCCAAGGTGTGCTCTTCCAAAGTATTTAACAGAAGAGCTTCAGAAGGAAATTCCAAATGCTCTATTCATGAGCAATCCTTGCAG AATAAAGTATTACTCCCAAGAAATTGTAATATTTCGTcgggacctcttgtatagaatgCGACGATCATGCCTGATTCCCCCTTCAACTGCTGAAACCAGCGACCCCTTTGATCAT TTGGTTGCTACAATTGTCCACCAAAGTCATCTGTGCCCTCTTCCTCTGACAATCCAACCGATCAGCTGGAATCACGATCATTGTCTCAATCTGTATCCAACCCCTCATACG ATAATTTTAGGGGATAGAAGTGAGCAAAAGTCATTCAAATACGGAGGAGTTACATGTTTCAATCCTGGATCCTTCTCAAATGACCACACCTTTGTGGCGTACCGTCCTTGTAACCACGAAGTTGAGTTGTCTGCTATTTAA
- the LOC110786098 gene encoding D-xylose-proton symporter-like 2, with protein MFLFRPTPCLLFHTISKNTMNMASISSDHQQPFLSSLGKASGDFDVDEEQQPLSNGGHPTENFSFISCILPFLFPALGGLLFGYDIGATSSATISIQSPTLSGTSWYDLNSVEIGLISSGSLYGALIGSVLAFKVGDFLGRRKELIASAVLYLVGALITAAGPTFVIMMIGRVVFGIGIGLAMHAAPMYISETAPSNLRGRVISLKEFFIIIGMVMGYAIGSLMVDVTAGWRYMYGVSSPLSVIMAIGMWWLPDSPRWLLLCAIQGKENRHDLREDAIHCMCRLRGQPVSDTAAQQVDEIIAELSLSGELNSISTVEMFRGKYLKALVIGCGLVLFQQITGQPSVLYYAGSILQSAGFSAASDATRVSILLGLVKLIMTGVAVLFVDNFGRRPLLLGGASGMVISLLFLGSYYTFLGDAPAIAVVGLLLYVGCYQLSFGPIGWLMMSEIFPLRMRGRGMSLAVLVNFGANAIVAFAFSPLKDLIGDGNLFFMFGGVALLSLVFIFFKIPETKGLTLEEIEAKLL; from the exons atgttccTTTTTCGCCCAACTCCCTGTCTATTATTCCACACCATCTCAAAGAACACAATGAATATGGCTTCCATTAGCTCCGATCACCAACAACCATTTCTCTCTTCCTTAGGAAAG GCTTCAGGAGACTTTGATGTTGATGAAGAACAGCAACCGCTGTCAAATGGAGGTCATCCTACTGAGAATTTCTCGTTTATTTCCTGCATTTTACC atttttATTCCCAGCTCTGGGGGGACTACTTTTTGGTTATGATATTGGTGCCACATCCTCAGCCACAATTTCAATTCAG TCACCAACTCTAAGTGGAACTTCTTGGTATGACTTGAATTCTGTTGAAATTGGCCTTATT AGTAGTGGCTCATTGTATGGAGCTCTGATTGGTTCTGTCTTGGCATTTAAAGTTGGCGATTTCCTTG GGAGGAGGAAAGAGTTGATTGCATCTGCTGTACTCTATCTTGTTGGGGCTCTAATTACAGCAGCAGGACCTACCTTCGTGATCATGATGATAGGACGTGTTGTATTTGGCATTGGTATTGGACTG GCAATGCATGCTGCGCCAATGTACATTTCCGAGACTGCTCCATCTAATTTAAGAGGTCGAGTAATCTCCCTGAAGGAGTTTTTCATAATTATTGGCATGGTT ATGGGTTATGCCATTGGGAGTCTTATGGTGGATGTCACCGCTGGTTGGCGATATATGTATGGCGTGAGTTCTCCTTTATCAGTTATAATGGCAATTGGGATGTGGTGGCTGCCAGATTCTCCTAGATGGCTACTTTTGTGTGCTATACAAGGAAAAGAAAACAGACATGATTTAAGGGAGGATGCCATTCATTGCATGTGCCGTCTTAGAGGGCAACCCGTCAGTGATACAGCTGCCCAGCAAGTGGATGAGATCATAGCCGAACTTTCTCTTTCGGGTGAACTGAATAGCATCTCTACAGTTGAGATGTTTAGAGGAAAATATTTGAAGGCTCTGGTTATTGGTTGCGGTTTAGTTTTATTCCAGCAG ATAACAGGTCAACCAAGTGTGCTGTACTATGCTGGCTCTATCTTGCAG AGTGCAGGATTTTCTGCAGCATCTGATGCGACAAGAGTCTCAATTCTTCTTGGCTTGGTTAAG CTGATTATGACTGGAGTCGCTGTTTTGTTTGTTGATAACTTTGGGCGAAGACCTTTACTACTTGGTGGTGCATCTGGGATG GTGATCTCTTTATTGTTTCTTGGATCTTATTACACTTTCCTCGGTGATGCACCAGCTATAGCTGTCGTTGGTCTACTCCTTTATGTTGGCTGTTATCAG TTATCATTTGGTCCAATTGGCTGGTTAATGATGTCGGAAATTTTCCCCTTGCGCATGAGAGGAAGAGGAATGAGTTTAGCTGTGCTCGTGAATTTTGGGGCAAATGCTATTGTTGCCTTTGCATTTTCTCCTTTGAAG GATCTAATTGGAGATGGAAACTTGTTCTTTATGTTTGGTGGTGTAGCTCTCTTGTCTCTCGTAttcatattttttaaaataccgGAGACCAAGGGGCTGACTCTCGAGGAAATTGAGGCCAAACTGTTGTAA
- the LOC110786053 gene encoding D-xylose-proton symporter-like 2, whose protein sequence is MFLFRPTPCLLFHTISKNTMNMASISSDHQQPFLSSLGKASGDFDVDEEQQPLSNGGHPTENFSFISCILPFLFPALGGLLFGYDIGATSSATISIQSPTLSGTSWYDLNSVEIGLISSGSLYGALIGSVLAFKVGDFLGRRKELIASAVLYLVGALITAAGPTFVIMMIGRVVFGIGIGLAMHAAPMYISETAPSNLRGRVISLKEFFIIIGMVMGYAIGSLMVDVTAGWRYMYGVSSPLSVIMAIGMWWLPDSPRWLLLCAIQGKENRHDLREDAIHCMCRLRGQPVSDTAAQQVDEIIAELSLSGELNSISTVEMFRGKYLKALVIGCGLVLFQQITGQPSVLYYAGSILQSAGFSAASDATRVSILLGLVKLIMTGVAVLFVDNFGRRPLLLGGASGMVISLLFLGSYYTFLGDAPAIAVVGLLLYVGCYQLSFGPIGWLMMSEIFPLRMRGRGMSLAVLVNFGANAIVAFAFSPLKDLIGDGNLFFMFGGVALLSLVFIFFKIPETKGLTLEEIEAKLL, encoded by the exons atgttcCTTTTTCGCCCAACTCCCTGTCTATTATTCCACACCATCTCAAAGAACACAATGAATATGGCTTCCATTAGCTCCGATCACCAACAACCATTTCTCTCTTCCTTAGGAAAG GCTTCAGGAGACTTTGATGTTGATGAAGAACAGCAACCGCTGTCAAATGGAGGTCATCCTACTGAGAATTTCTCGTTTATTTCCTGCATTTTACC atttttATTCCCAGCTCTGGGGGGACTACTTTTTGGTTATGATATTGGTGCCACATCCTCAGCCACAATTTCAATTCAG TCACCAACTTTAAGTGGAACTTCTTGGTATGACTTGAATTCTGTTGAAATTGGCCTTATT AGTAGTGGCTCATTGTATGGAGCTCTGATTGGTTCTGTCTTGGCATTTAAAGTTGGCGATTTCCTTG GGAGGAGGAAAGAGTTGATTGCATCTGCTGTACTCTATCTTGTTGGGGCTCTAATTACAGCAGCAGGACCTACCTTCGTGATCATGATGATAGGACGTGTTGTATTTGGCATTGGTATTGGACTG GCAATGCATGCTGCGCCAATGTACATTTCCGAGACTGCTCCATCTAATTTAAGAGGTCGAGTAATCTCCCTGAAGGAGTTTTTCATAATTATTGGCATGGTT ATGGGTTATGCCATTGGGAGTCTTATGGTGGATGTCACCGCTGGTTGGCGATATATGTATGGCGTGAGTTCTCCTTTATCAGTTATAATGGCAATTGGGATGTGGTGGCTGCCAGATTCTCCTAGATGGCTACTTTTGTGTGCTATACAAGGAAAAGAAAACAGACATGATTTAAGGGAGGATGCCATTCATTGCATGTGCCGTCTTAGAGGGCAACCCGTCAGTGATACAGCTGCCCAGCAAGTGGATGAGATCATAGCCGAACTTTCTCTTTCGGGTGAACTGAATAGCATCTCTACAGTTGAGATGTTTAGAGGAAAATATTTGAAGGCTCTGGTTATTGGTTGCGGTTTAGTTTTATTCCAGCAG ATAACAGGTCAACCAAGTGTGCTGTACTATGCTGGCTCTATCTTGCAG AGTGCAGGATTTTCTGCAGCATCTGATGCGACAAGAGTCTCAATTCTTCTTGGCTTGGTTAAG CTGATTATGACTGGAGTCGCTGTTTTGTTTGTTGATAACTTTGGGCGAAGACCTTTACTACTTGGTGGTGCATCTGGGATG GTGATCTCTTTATTGTTTCTTGGATCTTATTACACTTTCCTCGGTGATGCACCAGCTATAGCTGTCGTTGGTCTACTCCTTTATGTTGGCTGTTATCAG TTATCATTTGGTCCAATTGGCTGGTTAATGATGTCGGAAATTTTCCCCTTGCGCATGAGAGGAAGAGGAATGAGTTTAGCTGTGCTCGTGAATTTTGGGGCAAATGCTATTGTTGCCTTTGCATTTTCTCCTTTGAAG GATCTAATTGGAGATGGAAACTTGTTCTTTATGTTTGGTGGTGTAGCTCTCTTGTCTCTCGTAttcatattttttaaaataccgGAGACCAAGGGGCTGACTCTCGAGGAAATTGAGGCCAAACTGTTGTAA
- the LOC110786099 gene encoding pentatricopeptide repeat-containing protein At5g04780, mitochondrial, with protein MAATYLQNLLQYCARNSLIAEGKACHAQIIRSASWVDTLTSNMIINMYCKCALLDTARKVFDKMPERSLVSWNTVIGAYTQNGRSDEALSLFVGMQREECPMSEFTVSSVLCACAAKSAIFECRQLHTFAVKNGMDSNVYVGTALIDVYSKCGFMKEASWVFESLEEKSDVTWSSMMAGYARNELYEEALRLYHRGQMVGIEQNKFTLSSILSACAGLGGLSEGNQVHATLVKAGFGASIFVASSLIDMYAKCGAIKEAYTVFSDQEIRNRNVVLWNAMISGFSRHGRCLEGMILFEKMKQTGFSPNEVTYLSILSACGHMGLVEEGRKYFNLMVREHNITQSVLHYSCLVDIFGRAGFIQDAYDVIKTMPFEATASMWGSLLASCRNFKNLELAEVAAKHLFELEPSNGGNHVLLSNIYAANKNWEKVAESRQLLKESEAVKDRGKSWIEIKGKVHKFMVGEREHPKITEIYLKLDKLMEEMERLDYKVEMENDLHDVDENNKVMLLRHHSEKLAFTFGVISLPAGAPVRIMKNLRICGDCHNFMKFASTITKREIIVRDLNRFHHFSNGSCSCGDFW; from the coding sequence ATGGCGGCAACGTACTTACAAAATCTCTTGCAATATTGCGCAAGAAACAGTTTAATTGCGGAAGGGAAGGCATGCCATGCTCAAATCATCCGATCTGCTTCATGGGTTGACACTCTAACATCAAACATGATCATCAACATGTACTGCAAATGCGCCCTTCTCGATACTGCTCGTAAGGTGTTCGACAAAATGCCTGAAAGAAGCTTAGTTTCTTGGAACACCGTAATCGGGGCGTATACCCAGAACGGTAGATCAGATGAAGCACTATCCCTCTTTGTAGGAATGCAAAGAGAAGAGTGCCCTATGAGTGAATTTACTGTCTCGAGTGTCCTTTGTGCTTGTGCTGCGAAATCTGCAATTTTCGAGTGCAGACAACTGCATACTTTTGCTGTTAAGAATGGGATGGATAGTAATGTCTATGTTGGAACTGCTCTGATTGATGTTTACTCGAAATGTGGGTTTATGAAGGAGGCGTCGTGGGTTTTCGAGAGCTTAGAGGAGAAGAGTGACGTCACATGGAGCTCAATGATGGCAGGTTATGCGCGAAACGAGCTGTATGAAGAAGCTTTGAGATTGTATCATAGAGGGCAAATGGTTGGAATTGAGCAAAACAAGTTTACCCTTTCTTCTATACTTTCTGCTTGTGCAGGGTTAGGTGGTTTGAGTGAGGGAAACCAAGTTCATGCTACTCTGGTTAAGGCTGGATTTGGTGCAAGCATTTTTGTAGCTTCCTCTCTTATAGACATGTACGCGAAATGTGGAGCCATTAAAGAAGCTTACACTGTGTTTTCTGATCAAGAAATCAGGAACAGGAACGTTGTTTTATGGAATGCAATGATCTCTGGTTTTTCTAGACATGGAAGATGTTTAGAAGGGATGATTCTGTTTGAGAAGATGAAGCAGACGGGTTTTTCCCCGAATGAAGTGACATATCTCTCGATCCTATCTGCTTGTGGCCATATGGGGTTAGTTGAAGAAGGAAGAAAGTACTTTAATCTTATGGTAAGAGAACACAACATTACACAAAGTGTTCTTCATTATTCTTGCTTGGTTGACATTTTTGGCCGTGCTGGGTTCATTCAAGATGCATATGATGTGATAAAAACCATGCCATTTGAAGCAACTGCATCTATGTGGGGTTCCCTATTAGCATCTTGTAGAAATTTCAAGAATCTCGAGTTAGCCGAGGTGGCAGCTAAGCACTTGTTTGAGCTTGAACCTAGCAATGGTGGTAACCATGTATTGCTTTCCAACATATATGCAGCAAATAAAAACTGGGAAAAAGTTGCTGAATCGCGGCAGCTACTCAAGGAGAGTGAAGCTGTTAAGGATAGAGGTAAGAGTTGGATTGAGATTAAAGGAAAAGTACATAAGTTTATGGTTGGAGAAAGAGAACATCCTAAAATTACAGAGATTTATTTGAAATTGGATAAACTAATGGAAGAAATGGAGAGGTTAGATTATAAAGTGGAGATGGAGAATGACCTTCATGATGTTGATGAGAATAATAAAGTGATGTTGCTGAGACACCATAGTGAGAAGCTTGCTTTCACTTTTGGGGTCATTAGTTTGCCTGCTGGTGCACCTGTTAGGATCATGAAGAACTTGAGAATTTGTGGGGATTGTCATAATTTTATGAAGTTTGCTTCAACCATTACAAAGAGGGAGATTATAGTTAGGGACTTGAATAGATTTCACCATTTCAGTAATGGCAGTTGTTCCTGTGGGGATTTTTGGTGA
- the LOC110786100 gene encoding uncharacterized protein yields the protein MAKFNEVQKKRRALISQNKRAVHGDPYSKKLKRQTQLQSVSGKRKQKNLKKWRRDQKELIAKGLVTLDDVDMAPADGPSESKKSPAKFNLKKSVKLKSKQKKNKGKGRGVTSDPAVKAVQVEAMVE from the exons ATGGCGAAATTCAACGAAGTACAGAAGAAAAGAAGAGCACTGATTTCACAGAATAAGAGAGCGGTGCACGGTGATCCCTACTCTAAGAAGCTCAAACGCCAGACGCAGCTTCAATCTGTCTCCGGGAAGCGCAAACAAAAGAACCTCAAAAAATGGCGCCGG GATCAAAAGGAGTTGATAGCGAAGGGTCTTGTTACTTTGGATGATGTTGACATGGCTCCCGCCGATG GTCCCTCGGAATCCAAGAAATCTCCCGCCAAGTTTAACTTGAAGAAAAGTGTAAAGCTTAAGTCCAAAcagaaaaagaacaaag GTAAAGGTCGGGGTGTGACTTCTGATCCTGCAGTTAAGGCTGTTCAAGTTGAAGCCATGGTAGAGTAA